TGAGCCATGCACTTTCGGATTGCTTCGGGGAGGTTGTCTTGTTCTGCATGGATTATACCGTCAACAAACATACTAATGGGGCTTTCTTGTATCGTCTACATGATGACTTTTGGTTCTGGGGAAATGAGGCTACCTGCGTCAAAGCTTGGAAGGCGATGTCGGACTTTGCCAACATGGTGGGCCTGGAATTTAACGAGGAGAAGACAGGTACGGTACAAATCACGAACGGCAACAGTCAAGCACCGCCAGGAACTTTCAGCAAAGAACAGGAGTCTACTGACGCTGCTACCGTTTTGCCCGCCGGCGACATTCGCTGGGGCTTCCTCAAACTCGATGCGCAACAAGGCCGCTTCATTATCGACCAGGAGCAAGTGGACAACCATATTGCAGAGTTGAAGCACCAGCTCTCGTCCTGCAAGAGTATCTTTGCCTGGGTACAGGCGTGGAACAGTTACTTTGCGCGCTTCTTCCCCAACAATTTTGCCAAACCCGCCGTATGTTTTGGGCGAGACCATATCGACATGGCTATCTCAACCCTCGGCCGCATCGAGCGCGCAGTCGTCCAATCCTTCACAGGCTTGCCTAGCGGCGTAACGGATTACCTTCGCAAAGTGATCGCAGACCGGTTCGGCGTCCACGATCTCCCGGAGGGATTCTTCTACTTCCCGGTTGAACTCGGGGGCTTGGAACTCGCCAATCCGTACATTCCACTTCTAGCCATGCGCGAGGATATCAAGCAAACGCCCCAGGGCTGTCTCCAAAGAGTCTTTATCGAAGACGAAGCGAGATACAACGCGGCTAAGAAGAGGTTCGAGGAATCCGGCCCTAACACCTCTGTTGTCGGCGACATCTACAACGACAGTGACGACGAGGAGGCGAGACCCCgatcatcctcatcgaccAACTTCCCCTCTCTAGACGAATACAGACGCCACCCTGAGACCTACAGCGTTCCTCTCCTCAATGCGTATCAAGACCTCACCCGCATCCCCGAGGAAGTTAGCATCAAGCAGTCTCCGAACTTCCGAGGCACGCAGTCTTCTCTGCAGCAGAAACTGGTGGACGATGGCAATGTGAAGATATCTGGAGAGTGGGATGACATGTCGGCGTACTGGCGCTGGACGGCAGAGTTGTATCACCGTGAGATGGTGGCGAAATATGGTGGATTGGCGGCAGTGAACAGGGAATTCATGCCATTGGGTGTTGTCAAGACGTTGAAGGAGGGACGCATGAGGTGGGAGAATTAGATTAGGCTACGAATTTACTCCGGAGGGGGCTTTGTATTACGAGTTATGATAAACAAAACTGCAGCGCAGTATGAAATGATGAATGATATCTCCTTTCGATGACAGATCCAGATGTAACATGGTCACTTGACTTGGTCACCTGAGTAAATGCATAGTACGACTGAGTAGCCTAGAACCATGCCAGCAACATTCCACGTAAAGGTACCAGCATCCCTTGCTGAAACATCGACTGTCATGTATATTTATAGCGACGTTATGCATAAAGTAACCATACCAACCAGCCTACAGTTCCTTACAGTTAATCCCAATT
This Aspergillus chevalieri M1 DNA, chromosome 3, nearly complete sequence DNA region includes the following protein-coding sequences:
- a CDS encoding uncharacterized protein (COG:S;~EggNog:ENOG410PK37), with the protein product MHEQRATWEGYVFNKTNVDAGRIHSYLDDLFTKTPLTQQALKKLCESVSRFGRDLSGRKKWFTMDVLKTVTQALLKSDLLTKDKTIILKEFMRNPAVTQEVVDVLNMRLAALDSWDWPAGEAIPLEMRRQLNGKYRVYMDEDLLDSIMFQFLGLEWSVKFREVFNTFRDSQAWYTLRGHISESEKNRRRYYSIDQGSRVYSTNSVNDHRQKIYKNQYFMTQLPTSMDSSVPDYDGEESVDSALGGTQNEKQKNPLETKHSLLHLLVTESIIQSTLHGQFTAIRSDFKYFGPSLPHETILAVLSYFGVPDNWIRFFKVFLEMPMKFVQDGPNATTRVRQRGVPMSHALSDCFGEVVLFCMDYTVNKHTNGAFLYRLHDDFWFWGNEATCVKAWKAMSDFANMVGLEFNEEKTGTVQITNGNSQAPPGTFSKEQESTDAATVLPAGDIRWGFLKLDAQQGRFIIDQEQVDNHIAELKHQLSSCKSIFAWVQAWNSYFARFFPNNFAKPAVCFGRDHIDMAISTLGRIERAVVQSFTGLPSGVTDYLRKVIADRFGVHDLPEGFFYFPVELGGLELANPYIPLLAMREDIKQTPQGCLQRVFIEDEARYNAAKKRFEESGPNTSVVGDIYNDSDDEEARPRSSSSTNFPSLDEYRRHPETYSVPLLNAYQDLTRIPEEVSIKQSPNFRGTQSSLQQKLVDDGNVKISGEWDDMSAYWRWTAELYHREMVAKYGGLAAVNREFMPLGVVKTLKEGRMRWEN